A single Vulpes lagopus strain Blue_001 chromosome 3, ASM1834538v1, whole genome shotgun sequence DNA region contains:
- the UNKL gene encoding putative E3 ubiquitin-protein ligase UNKL isoform X6 yields the protein MVASPGAGPARGGSRGYVTRGRGRRGAGGARAAFESAAAAARWTVSQHRQPRAARLWVAVMRTQLCTPGEVRAHPLWTRLPRCAVPPGPQVPASPGFALELHLRDSSLTALDKELDEHDSGDPGPTGPRSLGGSEPVTIPGGLPRSPSLHSSSSLSTSPLSSLSQSLSGPLVSSTMTPPQQPPTLKSEPGALGSSAASYSLGLNGIPGSIWDFVSGSFSPSPSPILNPGPAPSSGASPSSAELARVRRQLDEAKRKIRQWEESWQQVKQACDAWQREAKEAKERALAADSARRLALQKKEEVEAQFQRLQEELEGRGLCAALAGLQRCADLGAVPLPKLHSLQSQLRLDLEAVDGVIFQLRAKHCAVCRERARGGVLQPCQHRVLCEPCAAGAPPCSYCEGQPLPW from the exons ATGGTTGCgtcgccgggggcggggccggcgcggggcgggTCAAGGGGTTACGtcacccgggggcgggggcggcgcggggcgggcggggcgcgggctgcGTTTGAatcagcggcggcggcggcgcggtgGACGGTGAGTCAGCATCGGCAGCCCCGCGCCGCCAGGCTGTGGGTCGCGGTCATGCGGACCCAGCTGTGCACCCCGGGCGAGGTGAGAGCCCACCCCCTCTGGACGCGCCTCCCCAGGTGCGCCGtacccccaggtccccaggtgcCAGCCTCCCCAG GTTTTGCACTAGAGCTTCATCTCCGGGACAGCAGCCTCACAGCCCTAGACAAAGAGCTGGATGAGCATGACAGCGGTGACCCGGGCCCGACAG GTCCGAGGTCGCTGGGGGGCTCGGAGCCCGTCACCATCCCGGGCGGCCTGCCCCGCTCCCCGTCCTTGCACTCGTCCTCGTCACTGTCCACCTCCCCGCTCAGCTCGCTGTCGCAGTCCCTGTCAGGGCCACTCGTGTCCTCCACCATGACGCCCCCCCAGCAGCCGCCCACCCTCAAGTCCGAGCCCGGAGCGCTGGGCTCGTCGGCCGCATCCTACTCCCTGG ggctgaaCGGCATCCCCGGGAGCATCTGGGACTTTGTCTCTGGCAGCTTCTCTCCCAGCCCGTCCCCGATCCTGAACCCCGGCCCTGCCCCTTCGTCAGGCGCGAGCCCCAGCAGTGCGGAGCTGGCCCGGGTCAGGCGGCAGCTGGACGAGGCCAAGAGGAAGATCCGGCAGTGGGAGGAGTCCTGGCAGCAGGTGAAGCAG GCGTGTGACGCGTGGCAGCGGGAGGCCAAGGAGGCAAAGGAGCGGGCCCTGGCGGCGGACAGCGCGCGGCGGCTGGCACTgcagaagaaggaggaggtggaggcgCAGTTCCAGCGGCTGCAGGAGGAGCTGGAAGGCCGCGGGCTGTGTGCCGCGCTGGCGGGGCTGCAGCGCTGTGCGGACCTGGGTGCCGTGCCCCTTCCAAAGCTGCACTCCCTGCAGAGTCAGCTGCGCCTGGACCTGGAAGCCGTGGATGGG GTGATCTTCCAGCTGCGCGCCAAGCACTGTGCCGTGTGTCGGGAGCGCGCCCGCGGCGGCGTCCTGCAGCCCTGCCAGCACCGTGTGCTCTGCGAGCCCTGCGCCGCGGGTGCGCCCCCCTGCTCCTACTGCGAGGGCCAGCCCCTCCCGTGGTGA
- the UNKL gene encoding putative E3 ubiquitin-protein ligase UNKL isoform X7, with translation MPGLSLLCWGPLAGFALELHLRDSSLTALDKELDEHDSGDPGPTGPRSLGGSEPVTIPGGLPRSPSLHSSSSLSTSPLSSLSQSLSGPLVSSTMTPPQQPPTLKSEPGALGSSAASYSLGLNGIPGSIWDFVSGSFSPSPSPILNPGPAPSSGASPSSAELARVRRQLDEAKRKIRQWEESWQQVKQACDAWQREAKEAKERALAADSARRLALQKKEEVEAQFQRLQEELEGRGLCAALAGLQRCADLGAVPLPKLHSLQSQLRLDLEAVDGVIFQLRAKHCAVCRERARGGVLQPCQHRVLCEPCAAGAPPCSYCEGQPLPW, from the exons ATGCCAGGCCTCTCCCTGTTGTGCTGGGGGCCATTGGCAG GTTTTGCACTAGAGCTTCATCTCCGGGACAGCAGCCTCACAGCCCTAGACAAAGAGCTGGATGAGCATGACAGCGGTGACCCGGGCCCGACAG GTCCGAGGTCGCTGGGGGGCTCGGAGCCCGTCACCATCCCGGGCGGCCTGCCCCGCTCCCCGTCCTTGCACTCGTCCTCGTCACTGTCCACCTCCCCGCTCAGCTCGCTGTCGCAGTCCCTGTCAGGGCCACTCGTGTCCTCCACCATGACGCCCCCCCAGCAGCCGCCCACCCTCAAGTCCGAGCCCGGAGCGCTGGGCTCGTCGGCCGCATCCTACTCCCTGG ggctgaaCGGCATCCCCGGGAGCATCTGGGACTTTGTCTCTGGCAGCTTCTCTCCCAGCCCGTCCCCGATCCTGAACCCCGGCCCTGCCCCTTCGTCAGGCGCGAGCCCCAGCAGTGCGGAGCTGGCCCGGGTCAGGCGGCAGCTGGACGAGGCCAAGAGGAAGATCCGGCAGTGGGAGGAGTCCTGGCAGCAGGTGAAGCAG GCGTGTGACGCGTGGCAGCGGGAGGCCAAGGAGGCAAAGGAGCGGGCCCTGGCGGCGGACAGCGCGCGGCGGCTGGCACTgcagaagaaggaggaggtggaggcgCAGTTCCAGCGGCTGCAGGAGGAGCTGGAAGGCCGCGGGCTGTGTGCCGCGCTGGCGGGGCTGCAGCGCTGTGCGGACCTGGGTGCCGTGCCCCTTCCAAAGCTGCACTCCCTGCAGAGTCAGCTGCGCCTGGACCTGGAAGCCGTGGATGGG GTGATCTTCCAGCTGCGCGCCAAGCACTGTGCCGTGTGTCGGGAGCGCGCCCGCGGCGGCGTCCTGCAGCCCTGCCAGCACCGTGTGCTCTGCGAGCCCTGCGCCGCGGGTGCGCCCCCCTGCTCCTACTGCGAGGGCCAGCCCCTCCCGTGGTGA
- the UNKL gene encoding putative E3 ubiquitin-protein ligase UNKL isoform X8, producing MTPPQQPPTLKSEPGALGSSAASYSLGLNGIPGSIWDFVSGSFSPSPSPILNPGPAPSSGASPSSAELARVRRQLDEAKRKIRQWEESWQQVKQACDAWQREAKEAKERALAADSARRLALQKKEEVEAQFQRLQEELEGRGLCAALAGLQRCADLGAVPLPKLHSLQSQLRLDLEAVDGVIFQLRAKHCAVCRERARGGVLQPCQHRVLCEPCAAGAPPCSYCEGQPLPW from the exons ATGACGCCCCCCCAGCAGCCGCCCACCCTCAAGTCCGAGCCCGGAGCGCTGGGCTCGTCGGCCGCATCCTACTCCCTGG ggctgaaCGGCATCCCCGGGAGCATCTGGGACTTTGTCTCTGGCAGCTTCTCTCCCAGCCCGTCCCCGATCCTGAACCCCGGCCCTGCCCCTTCGTCAGGCGCGAGCCCCAGCAGTGCGGAGCTGGCCCGGGTCAGGCGGCAGCTGGACGAGGCCAAGAGGAAGATCCGGCAGTGGGAGGAGTCCTGGCAGCAGGTGAAGCAG GCGTGTGACGCGTGGCAGCGGGAGGCCAAGGAGGCAAAGGAGCGGGCCCTGGCGGCGGACAGCGCGCGGCGGCTGGCACTgcagaagaaggaggaggtggaggcgCAGTTCCAGCGGCTGCAGGAGGAGCTGGAAGGCCGCGGGCTGTGTGCCGCGCTGGCGGGGCTGCAGCGCTGTGCGGACCTGGGTGCCGTGCCCCTTCCAAAGCTGCACTCCCTGCAGAGTCAGCTGCGCCTGGACCTGGAAGCCGTGGATGGG GTGATCTTCCAGCTGCGCGCCAAGCACTGTGCCGTGTGTCGGGAGCGCGCCCGCGGCGGCGTCCTGCAGCCCTGCCAGCACCGTGTGCTCTGCGAGCCCTGCGCCGCGGGTGCGCCCCCCTGCTCCTACTGCGAGGGCCAGCCCCTCCCGTGGTGA